A window of the Paenibacillus woosongensis genome harbors these coding sequences:
- the fabD gene encoding ACP S-malonyltransferase produces the protein MTKTAFLFPGQGSQYVGMGKKLRDQFARARHLFEEANDTLGFDLAKLCFEGSSSELMQTMNTQPAILAVSVAAFEIGKEELGWEPYLLAGHSLGEYSALVCSGLLSFSDGLRIVRKRGMLMQAAVASSLGAMAAVIHVPREPLEMWCRQASTATKQVVVACCNSRSQHVIAGHQEAVHTVVERLEAVPGAVVKYLNVSAPFHSPLMQTAADQLIAELNQYETLDGQWPIISNVTARPYQRQELNELLYRQMTHPVRWLETMEYMYRNGVDRTVEVGPRQVLTQLMNDTYPDIETYHFDNPLELEHLRSAFNADNNRAATIVNIREAFTAAVIARSRNENNDQHMTGVILPIQQIRQLIEQIERDRGLNMAQAVHQIKEQLQFILTTKQLSPDEQSRIIRKIPSGAVN, from the coding sequence ATGACAAAAACGGCCTTTTTGTTTCCGGGGCAAGGTTCCCAATATGTCGGAATGGGGAAAAAATTGCGGGATCAATTCGCCAGGGCAAGACATCTGTTCGAGGAAGCAAATGATACATTGGGCTTCGATCTTGCCAAGCTGTGTTTCGAAGGGAGTTCTTCGGAACTCATGCAGACGATGAACACGCAGCCGGCTATTTTGGCCGTAAGCGTTGCTGCCTTTGAAATCGGTAAGGAAGAACTGGGCTGGGAGCCCTATTTGCTGGCCGGACATAGTCTGGGAGAATATTCGGCCCTAGTGTGCAGCGGCCTCTTGTCGTTTTCAGACGGGCTTCGCATCGTCAGGAAGCGGGGAATGCTGATGCAAGCGGCAGTTGCCTCCAGCCTAGGAGCCATGGCAGCCGTGATTCATGTACCCAGGGAACCCTTGGAGATGTGGTGCCGTCAGGCTTCTACGGCCACGAAACAGGTAGTTGTTGCATGCTGCAATTCACGGAGCCAGCATGTGATTGCTGGGCACCAGGAGGCAGTCCATACCGTCGTTGAGAGGCTGGAAGCCGTGCCGGGCGCGGTTGTGAAGTATTTGAATGTCAGCGCTCCGTTCCACAGCCCGCTAATGCAAACCGCAGCCGATCAGCTCATCGCTGAACTGAATCAGTATGAAACCCTGGATGGGCAATGGCCCATTATTTCTAACGTCACTGCCCGGCCCTACCAGCGGCAGGAGCTGAATGAGCTTCTTTACCGCCAGATGACCCATCCGGTTCGCTGGCTGGAGACGATGGAGTACATGTACCGCAATGGAGTCGACCGGACGGTGGAAGTCGGGCCGCGGCAGGTTCTGACTCAGCTTATGAATGACACCTATCCCGACATAGAAACCTACCATTTTGACAATCCACTAGAATTAGAGCACTTACGTTCCGCATTTAACGCAGATAATAACCGCGCAGCAACTATCGTCAATATTCGGGAAGCTTTTACAGCAGCTGTAATTGCCCGAAGCCGCAATGAGAATAATGACCAGCATATGACAGGCGTTATCTTGCCAATCCAGCAAATAAGACAACTCATAGAACAGATTGAACGCGACCGCGGCTTGAATATGGCTCAGGCGGTACACCAGATCAAGGAGCAGCTGCAATTTATCTTAACTACCAAGCAGCTATCACCGGATGAGCAGTCGAGAATAATTAGAAAAATACCGTCTGGGGCCGTAAATTAA